The following are encoded in a window of Onthophagus taurus isolate NC chromosome 3, IU_Otau_3.0, whole genome shotgun sequence genomic DNA:
- the LOC111420320 gene encoding organic cation transporter protein-like isoform X3 — translation MSSSPQTFDNVLELIGEVGKYQIFIYSLVALTVLWQTAIHVAFVFTSQNVQYRCLIPECDQPNQNQFEPDWLKNSVPYDDGLPKKCERYQHINITDQLLTEECPAVNFDQNVIENCEEFVYKSPEKTILHAYNLFCDDNLWKLTLVGTINTLGQFFSLIISGIVSDKLGRKFVLIWGMVGGAIFGTARAFAPNYIVFTTLEFLDALFQSGTYATGFVLAVELVGPKKRVLAGTLICCCFALGEVLAAAVAWLSMDWKITILVLYVPIFLIISYQWLIPESVRWLLSQKRYKEAEDILMKAARINGRTISKHALEKLTVPVDEVAKEPFFHVFKSRILVMRFFNSCFCWLSCAFLFYGLTLNAVSLAGNSYVDFILTSLVEIPAYIATYITVDRFGRRWTQSLSFFITAVACFAYIFISKDQHVLALCFYLLGKFGATAAFTICYIISSEIFPTPLRHSLMGGCSMIARIGSMVSPQMPLLEQLWKPLPLVLFTGMAAIAGLLTLAFPETLNTKLPDTIEEAENIGKKPQKIP, via the exons aTGTCTTCTTCGCCTCAAACTTTCGATAATGTTTTAGAATTAATCGGTGAAGTtggaaaatatcaaatttttatttattctttagtAGCTTTAACAGTTTTATGGCAAACTGCAATTCACGTCGCGTTCGTTTTTACCTCACAAAATGTACAATACAG atGCCTTATTCCCGAGTGTGATCAAccaaatcaaaatcaattcgAACCGGATTGGCTAAAAAATTCCGTTCCTTACGATGATGGGCTTCCGAAAAAATGCGAAAGATACCAACACATCAACATAACTGATCAATTATTAACGGAAGAATGTCCCGCTGTTAATTTCGACCAGAATGTTATCGAAAATTGTGAAGAATTCGTTTATAAATCACcggaaaaaactattttacaCGCT tacAATCTATTTTGCGATGacaatttatggaaattaactCTCGTTGGGACAATCAATACTTTGGGACAATTCTTTTCCTTAATTATTAGCGGAATAGTTTCAGACAA ATTAGgaagaaaatttgtattaatatgGGGAATGGTTGGAGGTGCAATTTTTGGAACTGCCAGAGCTTTCGCTCCAAACTACATCGTTTTCACGACGCTCGAATTTTTAGACGCCCTATTCCAATCGGGGACTTACGCAACCGGGTTTGTTTTAGCCGTTGAATTAGTTGGCCCAAAAAAACGTGTATTAGCAGGAACattaatttgttgttgtttcgCTTTAGGAGAAGTTTTAGCGGCTGCCGTAGCATGGTTAAGCATGGATTGGAA aattacaATTTTAGTCCTTTACgttccaatttttttaataatctcgtATCAATGGCTCATCCCAGAATCAGTTCGATGGCTTCTCAGTCAAAAACGTTACAAAGAAGCCGAAGATATCCTTATGAAAGCAGCCCGAATTAATGGCAGAACAATTTCGAAACATGCCTTAGAAAAGTTGACGGTTCCCGTTGATGAAGTTGCGAAAGAACCGTTTTTCCATGTGTTTAAATCGAGAATTTTAGTGAtgagattttttaattcatgttTTTGTTGGTTATCATGCGCGTTTTTGTTCTATGGTTTAACATTAAACGCGGTTTCTTTAGCTGGAAATAGTTAcgtcgattttattttaacttcgTTAGTCGAAATTCCAGCTTATATCGCTACTTACATCACCGTTGATCGTTTTGGAAGGCGATGGACTCAAAGCTTATCATTCTTTATTACTGCTGTAGCTTGTTTTGCTTATATCTTTATAAGTAaag ATCAACACGTTTTGGCTTTATGTTTCTATTTATTAGGGAAATTTGGAGCAACAGCAGCTTTTACGATATGTTACATAATTTCTAGCGAAATTTTCCCAACACCTTTAAGGCATTCTTTAATGGGGGGTTGTTCAATGATTGCTAGGATTGGGTCGATGGTTTCACCACAAATGCCACTTTTG gaacAATTATGGAAGCCACTTCCTTTAGTTTTATTCACCGGCATGGCAGCTATTGCTGGGCTTTTAACTTTGGCATTTCCAGAAACATTAAACACCAAATTACCAGATACTATTGAGGAGGCGGAAAATATCGGAAAGAAACCTCAGAAAATACcctga
- the LOC111420320 gene encoding organic cation transporter protein-like isoform X1, which translates to MRIDSDCDKNSLDTIINDLGNFGKYQTFVFVLVGILIILQAQIFFLFTFLTQNIPCRCLIPECDQPNQNQFEPDWLKNSVPYDDGLPKKCERYQHINITDQLLTEECPAVNFDQNVIENCEEFVYKSPEKTILHAYNLFCDDNLWKLTLVGTINTLGQFFSLIISGIVSDKLGRKFVLIWGMVGGAIFGTARAFAPNYIVFTTLEFLDALFQSGTYATGFVLAVELVGPKKRVLAGTLICCCFALGEVLAAAVAWLSMDWKITILVLYVPIFLIISYQWLIPESVRWLLSQKRYKEAEDILMKAARINGRTISKHALEKLTVPVDEVAKEPFFHVFKSRILVMRFFNSCFCWLSCAFLFYGLTLNAVSLAGNSYVDFILTSLVEIPAYIATYITVDRFGRRWTQSLSFFITAVACFAYIFISKDQHVLALCFYLLGKFGATAAFTICYIISSEIFPTPLRHSLMGGCSMIARIGSMVSPQMPLLEQLWKPLPLVLFTGMAAIAGLLTLAFPETLNTKLPDTIEEAENIGKKPQKIP; encoded by the exons ATGCGAATTGATAGCGATTgtgataaaaatagtttagaCACAATTATAAATGATTTGGGGAATTTTGGAAAGTATCaaacttttgtttttgtgcTCGTTGGAATTCTCATTATTTTGCAAGCCcaaatcttttttttgtttacgtttttaaCGCAAAACATTCCATGCAG atGCCTTATTCCCGAGTGTGATCAAccaaatcaaaatcaattcgAACCGGATTGGCTAAAAAATTCCGTTCCTTACGATGATGGGCTTCCGAAAAAATGCGAAAGATACCAACACATCAACATAACTGATCAATTATTAACGGAAGAATGTCCCGCTGTTAATTTCGACCAGAATGTTATCGAAAATTGTGAAGAATTCGTTTATAAATCACcggaaaaaactattttacaCGCT tacAATCTATTTTGCGATGacaatttatggaaattaactCTCGTTGGGACAATCAATACTTTGGGACAATTCTTTTCCTTAATTATTAGCGGAATAGTTTCAGACAA ATTAGgaagaaaatttgtattaatatgGGGAATGGTTGGAGGTGCAATTTTTGGAACTGCCAGAGCTTTCGCTCCAAACTACATCGTTTTCACGACGCTCGAATTTTTAGACGCCCTATTCCAATCGGGGACTTACGCAACCGGGTTTGTTTTAGCCGTTGAATTAGTTGGCCCAAAAAAACGTGTATTAGCAGGAACattaatttgttgttgtttcgCTTTAGGAGAAGTTTTAGCGGCTGCCGTAGCATGGTTAAGCATGGATTGGAA aattacaATTTTAGTCCTTTACgttccaatttttttaataatctcgtATCAATGGCTCATCCCAGAATCAGTTCGATGGCTTCTCAGTCAAAAACGTTACAAAGAAGCCGAAGATATCCTTATGAAAGCAGCCCGAATTAATGGCAGAACAATTTCGAAACATGCCTTAGAAAAGTTGACGGTTCCCGTTGATGAAGTTGCGAAAGAACCGTTTTTCCATGTGTTTAAATCGAGAATTTTAGTGAtgagattttttaattcatgttTTTGTTGGTTATCATGCGCGTTTTTGTTCTATGGTTTAACATTAAACGCGGTTTCTTTAGCTGGAAATAGTTAcgtcgattttattttaacttcgTTAGTCGAAATTCCAGCTTATATCGCTACTTACATCACCGTTGATCGTTTTGGAAGGCGATGGACTCAAAGCTTATCATTCTTTATTACTGCTGTAGCTTGTTTTGCTTATATCTTTATAAGTAaag ATCAACACGTTTTGGCTTTATGTTTCTATTTATTAGGGAAATTTGGAGCAACAGCAGCTTTTACGATATGTTACATAATTTCTAGCGAAATTTTCCCAACACCTTTAAGGCATTCTTTAATGGGGGGTTGTTCAATGATTGCTAGGATTGGGTCGATGGTTTCACCACAAATGCCACTTTTG gaacAATTATGGAAGCCACTTCCTTTAGTTTTATTCACCGGCATGGCAGCTATTGCTGGGCTTTTAACTTTGGCATTTCCAGAAACATTAAACACCAAATTACCAGATACTATTGAGGAGGCGGAAAATATCGGAAAGAAACCTCAGAAAATACcctga
- the LOC111420320 gene encoding organic cation transporter protein-like isoform X4: protein MIGDALDNVLVELGECGRYQAKVLVFLILAVSWESAIHIAFVFTAKVQHPYRCLIPECDQPNQNQFEPDWLKNSVPYDDGLPKKCERYQHINITDQLLTEECPAVNFDQNVIENCEEFVYKSPEKTILHAYNLFCDDNLWKLTLVGTINTLGQFFSLIISGIVSDKLGRKFVLIWGMVGGAIFGTARAFAPNYIVFTTLEFLDALFQSGTYATGFVLAVELVGPKKRVLAGTLICCCFALGEVLAAAVAWLSMDWKITILVLYVPIFLIISYQWLIPESVRWLLSQKRYKEAEDILMKAARINGRTISKHALEKLTVPVDEVAKEPFFHVFKSRILVMRFFNSCFCWLSCAFLFYGLTLNAVSLAGNSYVDFILTSLVEIPAYIATYITVDRFGRRWTQSLSFFITAVACFAYIFISKDQHVLALCFYLLGKFGATAAFTICYIISSEIFPTPLRHSLMGGCSMIARIGSMVSPQMPLLEQLWKPLPLVLFTGMAAIAGLLTLAFPETLNTKLPDTIEEAENIGKKPQKIP, encoded by the exons atGCCTTATTCCCGAGTGTGATCAAccaaatcaaaatcaattcgAACCGGATTGGCTAAAAAATTCCGTTCCTTACGATGATGGGCTTCCGAAAAAATGCGAAAGATACCAACACATCAACATAACTGATCAATTATTAACGGAAGAATGTCCCGCTGTTAATTTCGACCAGAATGTTATCGAAAATTGTGAAGAATTCGTTTATAAATCACcggaaaaaactattttacaCGCT tacAATCTATTTTGCGATGacaatttatggaaattaactCTCGTTGGGACAATCAATACTTTGGGACAATTCTTTTCCTTAATTATTAGCGGAATAGTTTCAGACAA ATTAGgaagaaaatttgtattaatatgGGGAATGGTTGGAGGTGCAATTTTTGGAACTGCCAGAGCTTTCGCTCCAAACTACATCGTTTTCACGACGCTCGAATTTTTAGACGCCCTATTCCAATCGGGGACTTACGCAACCGGGTTTGTTTTAGCCGTTGAATTAGTTGGCCCAAAAAAACGTGTATTAGCAGGAACattaatttgttgttgtttcgCTTTAGGAGAAGTTTTAGCGGCTGCCGTAGCATGGTTAAGCATGGATTGGAA aattacaATTTTAGTCCTTTACgttccaatttttttaataatctcgtATCAATGGCTCATCCCAGAATCAGTTCGATGGCTTCTCAGTCAAAAACGTTACAAAGAAGCCGAAGATATCCTTATGAAAGCAGCCCGAATTAATGGCAGAACAATTTCGAAACATGCCTTAGAAAAGTTGACGGTTCCCGTTGATGAAGTTGCGAAAGAACCGTTTTTCCATGTGTTTAAATCGAGAATTTTAGTGAtgagattttttaattcatgttTTTGTTGGTTATCATGCGCGTTTTTGTTCTATGGTTTAACATTAAACGCGGTTTCTTTAGCTGGAAATAGTTAcgtcgattttattttaacttcgTTAGTCGAAATTCCAGCTTATATCGCTACTTACATCACCGTTGATCGTTTTGGAAGGCGATGGACTCAAAGCTTATCATTCTTTATTACTGCTGTAGCTTGTTTTGCTTATATCTTTATAAGTAaag ATCAACACGTTTTGGCTTTATGTTTCTATTTATTAGGGAAATTTGGAGCAACAGCAGCTTTTACGATATGTTACATAATTTCTAGCGAAATTTTCCCAACACCTTTAAGGCATTCTTTAATGGGGGGTTGTTCAATGATTGCTAGGATTGGGTCGATGGTTTCACCACAAATGCCACTTTTG gaacAATTATGGAAGCCACTTCCTTTAGTTTTATTCACCGGCATGGCAGCTATTGCTGGGCTTTTAACTTTGGCATTTCCAGAAACATTAAACACCAAATTACCAGATACTATTGAGGAGGCGGAAAATATCGGAAAGAAACCTCAGAAAATACcctga
- the LOC111420320 gene encoding organic cation transporter protein-like isoform X2, translating into MTVLDDNLDNLLVQIGEVGKYQLIISGLVSLAVIWQTAIHMAFVFTSQNIDHRCLIPECDQPNQNQFEPDWLKNSVPYDDGLPKKCERYQHINITDQLLTEECPAVNFDQNVIENCEEFVYKSPEKTILHAYNLFCDDNLWKLTLVGTINTLGQFFSLIISGIVSDKLGRKFVLIWGMVGGAIFGTARAFAPNYIVFTTLEFLDALFQSGTYATGFVLAVELVGPKKRVLAGTLICCCFALGEVLAAAVAWLSMDWKITILVLYVPIFLIISYQWLIPESVRWLLSQKRYKEAEDILMKAARINGRTISKHALEKLTVPVDEVAKEPFFHVFKSRILVMRFFNSCFCWLSCAFLFYGLTLNAVSLAGNSYVDFILTSLVEIPAYIATYITVDRFGRRWTQSLSFFITAVACFAYIFISKDQHVLALCFYLLGKFGATAAFTICYIISSEIFPTPLRHSLMGGCSMIARIGSMVSPQMPLLEQLWKPLPLVLFTGMAAIAGLLTLAFPETLNTKLPDTIEEAENIGKKPQKIP; encoded by the exons ATGACTGTGCTTGATGATAATTTAGATAATCTATTAGTACAAATCGGTGAAGTTGGGaaatatcaattaattatttccgGGTTAGTTTCGTTAGCTGTAATATGGCAAACGGCGATTCATATGGCTTTTGTGTTTACATCACAAAACATCGATCATAG atGCCTTATTCCCGAGTGTGATCAAccaaatcaaaatcaattcgAACCGGATTGGCTAAAAAATTCCGTTCCTTACGATGATGGGCTTCCGAAAAAATGCGAAAGATACCAACACATCAACATAACTGATCAATTATTAACGGAAGAATGTCCCGCTGTTAATTTCGACCAGAATGTTATCGAAAATTGTGAAGAATTCGTTTATAAATCACcggaaaaaactattttacaCGCT tacAATCTATTTTGCGATGacaatttatggaaattaactCTCGTTGGGACAATCAATACTTTGGGACAATTCTTTTCCTTAATTATTAGCGGAATAGTTTCAGACAA ATTAGgaagaaaatttgtattaatatgGGGAATGGTTGGAGGTGCAATTTTTGGAACTGCCAGAGCTTTCGCTCCAAACTACATCGTTTTCACGACGCTCGAATTTTTAGACGCCCTATTCCAATCGGGGACTTACGCAACCGGGTTTGTTTTAGCCGTTGAATTAGTTGGCCCAAAAAAACGTGTATTAGCAGGAACattaatttgttgttgtttcgCTTTAGGAGAAGTTTTAGCGGCTGCCGTAGCATGGTTAAGCATGGATTGGAA aattacaATTTTAGTCCTTTACgttccaatttttttaataatctcgtATCAATGGCTCATCCCAGAATCAGTTCGATGGCTTCTCAGTCAAAAACGTTACAAAGAAGCCGAAGATATCCTTATGAAAGCAGCCCGAATTAATGGCAGAACAATTTCGAAACATGCCTTAGAAAAGTTGACGGTTCCCGTTGATGAAGTTGCGAAAGAACCGTTTTTCCATGTGTTTAAATCGAGAATTTTAGTGAtgagattttttaattcatgttTTTGTTGGTTATCATGCGCGTTTTTGTTCTATGGTTTAACATTAAACGCGGTTTCTTTAGCTGGAAATAGTTAcgtcgattttattttaacttcgTTAGTCGAAATTCCAGCTTATATCGCTACTTACATCACCGTTGATCGTTTTGGAAGGCGATGGACTCAAAGCTTATCATTCTTTATTACTGCTGTAGCTTGTTTTGCTTATATCTTTATAAGTAaag ATCAACACGTTTTGGCTTTATGTTTCTATTTATTAGGGAAATTTGGAGCAACAGCAGCTTTTACGATATGTTACATAATTTCTAGCGAAATTTTCCCAACACCTTTAAGGCATTCTTTAATGGGGGGTTGTTCAATGATTGCTAGGATTGGGTCGATGGTTTCACCACAAATGCCACTTTTG gaacAATTATGGAAGCCACTTCCTTTAGTTTTATTCACCGGCATGGCAGCTATTGCTGGGCTTTTAACTTTGGCATTTCCAGAAACATTAAACACCAAATTACCAGATACTATTGAGGAGGCGGAAAATATCGGAAAGAAACCTCAGAAAATACcctga